The following DNA comes from Desulfatiglans sp..
TTATGCAGGCATGTTTATCCTGACCCGACATACATTTCAATAGCTCTAAAACATGGTTGAGTTATTTTCAATTGACATAAAGGGCCGAACTCCATATACTTCATCCAATTCAACCGAAGACTTGACCACTCGGCAAAATAAAACAAGTATAACTAGGAGGGAAAAATGTACAAAAAATTGTTGAAAACTTTGGTTATGGTTAGTCTTATTGCTTTCACCTTTGGATCTTTGCATGCATTTGCAGAGGATGACTCACTCTCAATATCAGCTGATGTAGGTGTTTTTTCTCAGTATGTATGGCGTGGTTATGCCTTAAGTGATGAGAGTATAGTTATCCAGCCATCAGTAACTTTTGGATATCGTGGTTTCAACTTAAATGTTTGGGGAAACTTTGATACGGATTACTACGATACAGGAACTGATTACAATGAAACCGATTTTACATTATCATACAACTGGACATATGAAATAATCAAATTGGGAGTGGGCTATATTTATTATGATATTGAACAAGAGGGTGCTGAAGATACTCGGGAGGTTTTTTTCACAGCAACATTTGAAGGTTACCTGAATCCAAGCTTTAAATTCTACAAGGATATTGATGCAGCCAAAGGCTGGTATGTCAATTTTGGTGTATCACATTCCTATGCTATTACACCCCTGTACAACCTGGATCTCTCTGCATCAATTGGATACTACGATCTTGATGATGGTTCCTACAATGAAGTACATGATGGAAATATTACCGCATCAATGGTCCTTCCTATTAATGACCATTTAAGTATGACACCCTCTCTTTCATACATTTTTGGGGTTACACCAGATTCCAGAGATGAATTAAGAGATTACAAGGGTAACTCTGATCACTTTGTTGGGGGTTTTACCTGTACTTATACTTTTTAATAGAACAGTCTAAACGCCAACTCAAGCTAAAAACCCTTTCTGATATTTCAGAAAGGGTTTTTTAAATACTTTCAAGGATCTAAAATAAAAGGTGCCAGGGATTTACCTCTGACACCTTTTATTTTTAACTGGCCTTATTTTTTTACTGGCGGGACACCGAATATTCCCTCTCTGTAGGCATTTATGTAATCTATACAGAACATATCGTTGCCAAGCAGGGCGTCTGTGGCAAAGATCAGGCCCCTCATATCCTTGTTCAATGGATCAAGAATTACGCTGTCCATACCGGCGGTCATGGCAACAACAACAAATGCCTGATTCATCACCTTACGGGCAGGAAGATTAAATGAAACATTGCTTGCAGCCCCTGTTACATGAATAGTGGGATAACGTTTCTTTATCTCTTTAATTACTTCAATCAGCATATTTATGCCATTTTCTGATGCGCAAAGCATTTCCACTAAAGGGTCAATATGCAGGCGGGAGGGATCAATATTATATTTCTTTGCCTTTGCCATAAGGTCTTCAAGTATCTTAATGCGTATTGCAGCGGTCTTTGGAATTCCATTGGCATCGTCACACAGGAGGGCAGCAACCTCCCATTTACTGTCAGCAATAACAGGAAAAACATCTTCTACCTTGGTACCTTCCATAGAGACTGAATTGATCAGGCCCGGTTTTTTACAAAATTTTGATATCTCAGCACAAAGTTTCGCATTAGGGCTGTCAACTGCTATAGGGGTATCTGTGGCCTCCTGAACCTGCTCTACCATCCATTTCAGGGTTTCAAATTCAATAGCCGGGGCAACTGAGGCGCACACATCAATAAAATTAGCACCTGCTGCTGATTGAACCTTTGCCAGATTCTTAATGAACTCCCCGTCCCTCGCTTCTATGGCTTTGGCAACAGAAGGTATTGATCCATTTATTTTTTCGCCAATAATAATCATTGTAATTTCTCCGTTTTCTATAAGATTAAAAAATTAAAAAATCATAAAATATCTAACATGCGGTTGATAATTTAGCAGGGAAAACAAGATGATTGAACCCTGATAATAATCAGCCTTTTAAAGGGCCTGTGAAGGCTTCCTGTTCCTGTTTTTCAGGCAATGCACTATAAAATTTCTAATAAAGGATGTCAAACCAAAATGAACTCCTCCACGACTGGCCTTTTCTATAATATTGTTAAGCATACAAGAGTGTTGGCCTTGAATTTATTCTTTTTTTACAGAATAGCAAGGCACTATCCCGGTCAAGATTTTGACATGTTTTCGCTGGGTTACCCTATTTTTTTGTGTTTTTCCAAACCCCCCTTATAACTATAACGATAACATGCTGATTTAATTAATCAAACCCCCTTTGGCATCCCTATGGCAGGAATCTTGCTATATTTTAATTATTCGCCTGATTAATCTGATGGGTGCTATATGGAAAAAGCAGAGGGATAAATAGGCAACATGGCAGCAAACCAATTATCGGAAAAAAATATTACCCTTAAATTCAATACATTATTGAACAGGAGGCTATTCAGTGCCCCTGTCTTCTGGTTTGTTGTCATAGTCGCTATCGGCCTGATTCTGGGTGACTATCTATTCAAGGGCTATATATCCATATTACTTGTAATCACTACCTTTATAGCGGCCTTACTGGTTTTCACCTATTATGACATGCTGTTAAGACTAAAAAAAGCTGATGAGCACAGCAGGGAAGTCGAGGCAAGGGCTAGGAAGATAGAGGTTGCAAGCAGTTACAAATCACAATTTCTTGCAAACATGTCCCATGAGCTGCGCACCCCTTTAAACAGTATAATACTTCTGTCTCAGCTCCTTTCTGAAAACAGGGAGAATAACCTTACAGGCAAACAGGTAGAATATGCACGCTGCGTACACAGTTCAGGACATGACCTTCTTAACCTGATCAATCAAATACTTGACCTCTCAAAGATAGAATCAGGCAAGATGGAGCTTAACATCGAGGATATCCCGCTGGATGAGATGATAGCCTCTATCCATAGAAAATTCAGGCCTGTCTCTGAAGAAAAAAACCTGCGGTTCAATGTGAAAAAGAATGCAACCCTTCCGGGGATAGTGGCGTCAGACAGGCAAAGGATAGAACAGATATTAAATAACCTGCTCTCCAATGCATTTAAATTTACCCCCCAGGGTGAGATAATCCTAAAAATCGGCAGACCGGAGAAGGATATTGAACTGTCTGCGAGCGGTCTAACGCATGAAAAATGCATCTCATTTTCTGTATCTGATACAGGGATAGGTGTGCCAAAGGACAAGATTAATCTTATCTTTGAGCCCTTTCAACAGGGTGATGGCGACACAGGCCGAAGGTTTGGAGGAACAGGTCTTGGTCTTTCCATATCAAGGGAGCTGGCCAGGCTTCTAAAAGGGGAAATCCAGGTTAAAAGCGTTGAGGGCGCAGGTTCAACCTTCTCACTGTTTCTTCCTGAATCTTTAAAATTTAAGTCGCGTGCAAATGAGGATATCAAACCTGCTGGTGATAATAAAGATCACCTTGAAACCCCTTTGATGAAATACAGTCCTGCCCATGATGATTTTAAAGAGATAACCAAAGGTGGTATCCCCATTTTACTGATAGAAGATGACCTGCCTTTTGCTGAGACATTCAGGGATTTCGCCATCACAAAGGGTTTTAAAACCATTATTGCACAGGATGGTGAGACCGGACTGGATATCATAGCCAGATATAATATCAGGGCTATTATTCTTGACATCACCCTTCCCGGGATAAATGGATTGGCTGTGATGTCAAGGCTCAAGGATGACCTTAAGACAAGGCATATCCCTGTCTATTTTGTATCTGGTTCTGACAGTCGGCGTGAAGCCATAAGGATGGGCGCAACAGGCTATATATCAAAACCTGCCAATGCTGCAGCCTTTGAAGGACTCTTTTCAGACATAGAAAAAACAGCTGTTAAGTCAGAAAGAAGGCTTCTTGTAATAGAGGATAATGAGGTAACAAGAAACCTGATAGAAAAGCTGTTTGAAGGCACAGGGATAGGGATTACCTATGTATCAACAGGAAAAGAGGCATTACAAAAAATTACCTTTGAACAATTTGACTGTGTCATCCTTGATCTTACACTCCCTGACATATCCGGCTTTGAGATTCTTTCAGAGATAAAAAACAATGAATCGCCCTTTTCATCCCCGATCATTGTATATACAGGAAAAAGGCTCTCCGCACATGAAAGGGTTATCCTTGATGAATATACAGAAAGCATAGTTGTAAAGGGGGTAAACTCCCCTGCAAGGCTTCTGGATGAGGCAACCCTCTTTCTCCACATTGCAGAATCGGAGCTTCCCGAAGAGAGAAAAAAGATGCTCAGGATGATACATGACAAGGATGCGATCCTTAAGGGTAAAAAGGTTCTTATTGCAGATGATGACATGAGGAATCTTTTTGTGCTCACCAATATACTGGAGAGTAAAGGTGTGAGTGTCATCACTGCAAAAAATGGCATAGAGACCCTCAATTCACTCAAAGAGAACCCCGGAATTGATCTTATAATTATGGACATGATGATGCCTGAAAAGGATGGCTTTATGGCGGTTAAAGAGATCAGGGAGAAGCCCGATTTTGCTGAACTGCCTGTAATAGCGCTCACTGCAAGGGCAATGAAGGGTGATCGCGCCAGATGCATAGAGGCAGGCGCAAGTGATTATCTTTCAAAGCCCTTTGAAAAGGAGCGGCTTTTCTCAATTTTGAGTGCATGGCTCTATAATATTTAGGACACGATAATGACAGGACATGAAAAACCAAACATACTGATTGTGGATGATCTCCCGACCAATCTGACTGTACTGGAAGCCCTTCTGAAGGAGCTTGATATTAATATAGTAAAGGCCCGGTCAGGAAGCGAGGCGCTCTCCCGTATGATAGAGGATGATTTTGCCCTTGTTCTTCTTGATGTGCAGATGCCTGAAATGGATGGCTTTGAAACAGCAGAATTGATGCGTGGGAGCGCCAAGACCCGACAAATACCCATTATCTTTGTCACTGCAATAAATAAAGATCAGGAACACATATTCAGGGGATATGAGGCAGGGGCTGTAGATTATCTGTTCAAACCTTTCAAGCCCCAGATTTTAAAGGGGAAGGTAAAGATATTCATAGACCTCTATAACCAGAAAAAAAGGCTCGAAGGGATAAACAGCGGTCTGAGAGAGGCAAACAGGAAGATACTTGATCAGCAGAGGTCTGTCATAGAGGAAGAAAGATTAAAGGTGCTGCTCCAGCTCTCAGGTGCCACTGCGCATGAACTCAACCAGCCTCTCATGGGGCTCCAGGGCTATATAGACCTCATAAAAAGGGAAAAAAACCCTGCTAGGATCTTGCAGTATGCCCTGAAACTTGAGGAGGCCTCCGCAAGGATATCAGGCATCATTCAGAAGATACAGACCATCCGATATGATGAAGTGGTGCAATATTCACCCAGCACATCCATCATTGATATTGATCAGAAGATAAATATCCTCATCATTGAAGATTCAGACCATGATTTTGAGGCTATTCGCCATATCTTGAAGGAAAATACAAAAATCCATATTGATAGAAAAACTAGCATTGAAGAAACAATCAAACATATAAAACAAAAAAGCCCGGACCTGTTACTGCTTGATTACTATCTTACAGATGGGAATGCCTTTGACCTTCTTGAGAGAATGAAAAATGAACAGCTTGAAATCCCTGTTGTAATAATAACAGGTCAGGGTAATGAGGTGATAGCATCAAAGATCATACAGGCCGGGGCATATGATTATCTGCCGAAGGACAGCCTTAACAGCAATTCACTCTCAAGGGCTATAATGAATACCCTTGAAAAATCAAAACTTAAAAAACAGGTAAAGGAGACCTATAACAGGATGGTGGACATGTCTGTCCGTGATGCCCTGACAGGCCTCTATAACAGGCGATATTTTATGGAGGTGCTGGATCGTGAAATATCAAGGTCACAACGGTATAAAACCGACCTGGTGCTGTGTCTGCTGGATATCGACCATTTTAAAAATATAAATGACACCTATGGACATGCAGCAGGAGACACTGTCCTGAAAAAGCTCGGCATTTTACTTAAGGAGAGTATCCGGGACAATGATATTGCCTGCCGTTATGGCGGAGAGGAATTTATCATTCTGCTCCCCCATACCAACATAGAGGAGGCGAGCATCATGACCGAAAGGTTCAGGGAAAGGGTGGCTTCATATGACTTTAAGCATGAATCGTCACACCTGAAGACAACTGTGAGCATAGGGATTGCGCAGTATCAGAGGGGAGAAGACAAATCCGGCAGCATTTTTGTTGAGCATGCTGACAGTGCCCTTTACCAGGCAAAGGCGGAGGGCAGAAACAGGTCGGTTATCTTTCTGGAATAAAGAGTGTGTGCCTTTTTAATTCGAGCCTCTTTCTTTATTAAACCTGTTTCTTGCTATGACTGCCGCACCAAGCGCCCCTGTTATCTGGGGGTCTGTTGAAAGGGAGATAAACCCGATCCCAAGGTAATCCTCAAGGGCCTTTCTCATACTTTCATTTTTTGCAACACCCCCCACAAAGACAATATTCTTATCAATGCCAAGCCTTTTCGCCATGTTTCCTACCCTTCTGGCTATGCTCTGATGAAGCCCAGCAGCAATGTCTCTCTTTGTATTCCCCTGTGCAACCAGTGATATCACCTCTGATTCGGCAAACACAATACATGTGCTGTTTATAGCGCAGGGGTTTAATGACTTTTCATAGAGGGAGCTGAACTCCGTCATCTCAAGCTTGAGGGCCCTTGCCATTACCTCTAAAAAACGTCCTGTCCCGGCAGCGCACCTGTCATTAAGGATAAAATCCATGATTGTGCCATCCGGTTTCAGCTTTATTGCCTTGCTGTCCTGTCCGCCTATATCTATTATACCCTCAATCTCACTGTTTATATGCCTGACACCTGTGGCATGACAGGTGATCTCTGTTGCCGTGTGATCAAAAAAATCAAGGGATATCCTTCCATATCCTGTCCCTACTGAGTATGAGACATCTTCTCTTTTAGCCTCTATCATGCCCAGCACAGAGCCAAGGGCATCAACGCCCGCCTTTTTGGGGTCAGCATCCGTATAGATCACCGTGCTGGCAAGGATGCCATCGCTGTCTATTATAACGCATTTGGTGGTCATTGACCCCACATCAATGCCGGCAAATAAGTCTCTTTTATCCATATAATCCTTACCTGTAATTCTCTTAGGATTTATATCCTATTCCACGCTAAAAACCCTGTATGAATGGGGCTTTACTGTCAGTTCAAAG
Coding sequences within:
- a CDS encoding methyltetrahydrofolate cobalamin methyltransferase, encoding MIIIGEKINGSIPSVAKAIEARDGEFIKNLAKVQSAAGANFIDVCASVAPAIEFETLKWMVEQVQEATDTPIAVDSPNAKLCAEISKFCKKPGLINSVSMEGTKVEDVFPVIADSKWEVAALLCDDANGIPKTAAIRIKILEDLMAKAKKYNIDPSRLHIDPLVEMLCASENGINMLIEVIKEIKKRYPTIHVTGAASNVSFNLPARKVMNQAFVVVAMTAGMDSVILDPLNKDMRGLIFATDALLGNDMFCIDYINAYREGIFGVPPVKK
- a CDS encoding response regulator, with the protein product MAANQLSEKNITLKFNTLLNRRLFSAPVFWFVVIVAIGLILGDYLFKGYISILLVITTFIAALLVFTYYDMLLRLKKADEHSREVEARARKIEVASSYKSQFLANMSHELRTPLNSIILLSQLLSENRENNLTGKQVEYARCVHSSGHDLLNLINQILDLSKIESGKMELNIEDIPLDEMIASIHRKFRPVSEEKNLRFNVKKNATLPGIVASDRQRIEQILNNLLSNAFKFTPQGEIILKIGRPEKDIELSASGLTHEKCISFSVSDTGIGVPKDKINLIFEPFQQGDGDTGRRFGGTGLGLSISRELARLLKGEIQVKSVEGAGSTFSLFLPESLKFKSRANEDIKPAGDNKDHLETPLMKYSPAHDDFKEITKGGIPILLIEDDLPFAETFRDFAITKGFKTIIAQDGETGLDIIARYNIRAIILDITLPGINGLAVMSRLKDDLKTRHIPVYFVSGSDSRREAIRMGATGYISKPANAAAFEGLFSDIEKTAVKSERRLLVIEDNEVTRNLIEKLFEGTGIGITYVSTGKEALQKITFEQFDCVILDLTLPDISGFEILSEIKNNESPFSSPIIVYTGKRLSAHERVILDEYTESIVVKGVNSPARLLDEATLFLHIAESELPEERKKMLRMIHDKDAILKGKKVLIADDDMRNLFVLTNILESKGVSVITAKNGIETLNSLKENPGIDLIIMDMMMPEKDGFMAVKEIREKPDFAELPVIALTARAMKGDRARCIEAGASDYLSKPFEKERLFSILSAWLYNI
- a CDS encoding diguanylate cyclase: MTGHEKPNILIVDDLPTNLTVLEALLKELDINIVKARSGSEALSRMIEDDFALVLLDVQMPEMDGFETAELMRGSAKTRQIPIIFVTAINKDQEHIFRGYEAGAVDYLFKPFKPQILKGKVKIFIDLYNQKKRLEGINSGLREANRKILDQQRSVIEEERLKVLLQLSGATAHELNQPLMGLQGYIDLIKREKNPARILQYALKLEEASARISGIIQKIQTIRYDEVVQYSPSTSIIDIDQKINILIIEDSDHDFEAIRHILKENTKIHIDRKTSIEETIKHIKQKSPDLLLLDYYLTDGNAFDLLERMKNEQLEIPVVIITGQGNEVIASKIIQAGAYDYLPKDSLNSNSLSRAIMNTLEKSKLKKQVKETYNRMVDMSVRDALTGLYNRRYFMEVLDREISRSQRYKTDLVLCLLDIDHFKNINDTYGHAAGDTVLKKLGILLKESIRDNDIACRYGGEEFIILLPHTNIEEASIMTERFRERVASYDFKHESSHLKTTVSIGIAQYQRGEDKSGSIFVEHADSALYQAKAEGRNRSVIFLE
- a CDS encoding 2-hydroxyglutaryl-CoA dehydratase, with translation MDKRDLFAGIDVGSMTTKCVIIDSDGILASTVIYTDADPKKAGVDALGSVLGMIEAKREDVSYSVGTGYGRISLDFFDHTATEITCHATGVRHINSEIEGIIDIGGQDSKAIKLKPDGTIMDFILNDRCAAGTGRFLEVMARALKLEMTEFSSLYEKSLNPCAINSTCIVFAESEVISLVAQGNTKRDIAAGLHQSIARRVGNMAKRLGIDKNIVFVGGVAKNESMRKALEDYLGIGFISLSTDPQITGALGAAVIARNRFNKERGSN